From one Streptomyces sp. CA-210063 genomic stretch:
- a CDS encoding amidase, producing MSEELTWLPAWRIAALVASREVSPVEVTRHFLDRIAKLDPTLHVFANVDAEGALEQARRAEEQVAGGGPIGPLHGVPFAVMDMVKAKGMRSAPWKTDSVGRDSIPVERLRKAGAILLGTVATYFFEPGERPRNPWDTSREPGNSSRGSGSAVAAGMVPFSLGQDSGGSTRLPAAWNGVLGLHPTRGLIPYVDYDKASLMLIMSVGPLARDVRDCAIVTQVLAGPDGRDLNAIQDDPPNYLSNLEDGVAGLRFAWTDDFGWSSAVALDETPKVNATARTAAYNLRSLGAEVTITGEEWEPSWDALITLIAAFEPVNNAHLVKPSEFVELQAKLEKARGLDLEPPVPVPDLAAPSSEEYEAATALRDRVWQTTMRVLRENDILLSPTTPILPKTLDEWGLLGGGLVPTYGAHTGLFNLLGFPALTVPCGFVDGLPVGLQMITRPGREDLLFRAAKSYLDAFPQVTRPAVAV from the coding sequence GTGAGTGAAGAACTGACGTGGTTGCCAGCCTGGCGAATAGCGGCGCTTGTCGCGTCACGGGAGGTGTCACCTGTGGAGGTGACACGACATTTCCTGGACCGGATCGCCAAGCTCGACCCGACGCTTCATGTCTTCGCCAATGTCGACGCCGAAGGTGCCCTCGAACAGGCCCGACGAGCGGAAGAGCAGGTAGCAGGCGGAGGCCCGATCGGTCCACTCCACGGCGTGCCATTCGCGGTGATGGACATGGTCAAGGCGAAGGGCATGCGCTCGGCACCTTGGAAAACTGACAGCGTTGGGCGGGACAGCATTCCTGTCGAGCGACTACGTAAAGCCGGCGCCATCCTGCTGGGCACCGTCGCCACCTACTTTTTCGAACCCGGCGAGCGTCCCCGTAACCCCTGGGACACCAGCCGCGAACCTGGCAACTCCAGCAGAGGAAGTGGGTCCGCGGTTGCGGCAGGAATGGTGCCGTTCTCTCTTGGCCAGGATTCCGGGGGATCAACGCGCCTGCCGGCTGCATGGAACGGAGTTCTCGGACTTCACCCAACACGCGGCTTGATCCCTTACGTCGACTACGACAAGGCCTCGTTGATGTTGATCATGTCCGTCGGACCACTGGCCCGTGACGTCCGCGATTGCGCGATCGTCACGCAGGTGCTGGCGGGCCCGGATGGCAGGGACCTCAACGCCATCCAGGACGATCCGCCGAACTACCTCTCGAACCTGGAAGACGGCGTGGCCGGACTCCGCTTCGCATGGACCGACGACTTCGGGTGGTCGAGCGCAGTCGCCCTCGACGAAACGCCCAAAGTCAACGCAACTGCCCGGACGGCGGCATACAACCTGAGGTCCCTCGGCGCTGAGGTGACCATCACCGGTGAGGAGTGGGAGCCCTCTTGGGATGCACTGATCACACTCATCGCCGCGTTCGAGCCGGTGAACAACGCCCACCTCGTCAAGCCCAGCGAGTTCGTGGAACTTCAAGCGAAGCTGGAAAAAGCGCGCGGCCTGGATCTGGAACCCCCGGTTCCTGTACCCGACCTGGCAGCCCCTTCCTCTGAGGAGTACGAAGCGGCAACAGCCCTGCGGGATCGCGTCTGGCAAACCACAATGCGTGTGCTACGGGAGAACGACATCCTCCTCAGCCCTACCACGCCGATCCTCCCGAAGACCCTCGACGAGTGGGGCCTACTAGGAGGTGGCCTCGTGCCAACCTATGGTGCCCACACAGGGCTGTTCAATCTGCTCGGGTTCCCGGCGCTGACTGTACCGTGCGGGTTCGTCGACGGCTTGCCCGTCGGCCTACAGATGATCACGCGACCCGGTCGCGAGGACCTGCTCTTCAGAGCAGCCAAGAGTTACCTCGATGCCTTCCCCCAAGTGACCCGCCCCGCTGTGGCGGTGTAG
- a CDS encoding tannase/feruloyl esterase family alpha/beta hydrolase → MRSAPLYRPISTEQWVPREDLARDPRGLDGCTAEVIAAAVSHLEGVEVVSVALNTSGRFQPPSPSVPGAPLSPEITDLPEFCDVRLHQAGPGGHVAEVIVWLPLDWNGRFLGVGGAGNRTEPLWALAYSVPMRAATMHGALRNGFAVAATDSGNREEGLIDWGLDPETRQLDRDLIENWLHRSTHEMTIVGKSVTEAAYGVAPIHSYYHGSSGGGRTAMMQAQRYPRDYDGIWAVDPALYWSRFVPAAMWPALVMKEENNPLPPAKLATFRDAFLSAVTGPGGDHFLPDVTVPDWATESIVGTDTEAGVITEADARVMRKIWDGPRRASGERLWYGLRPGTECWGELLGRLPGIGMAGTVTVDGQLQPAPHVLPLSYLGAWVAREPDWDWTTLTYEKFEKLFDRSVAEFAMLDTDDPDLSGLSDAGGKVLLTQGLTDETIFPEGALHYYERVLDTMGGHENTDPFLRLYLCAGDGHCHLAGDGPGLSRAAGMTALMNWVEHDIAPDSIIGERYDPTTGALLDTRPLFAYRAS, encoded by the coding sequence GTGAGATCAGCACCGCTCTATCGTCCGATCAGCACCGAGCAGTGGGTGCCGAGGGAAGACTTGGCGCGGGACCCGCGGGGACTCGATGGTTGCACGGCCGAGGTCATCGCCGCGGCGGTTTCCCATCTCGAGGGTGTCGAGGTCGTCTCGGTCGCGCTCAACACAAGCGGGCGCTTCCAGCCGCCGTCGCCGAGCGTCCCTGGTGCGCCTCTATCGCCCGAGATCACCGACCTGCCCGAGTTCTGCGATGTCCGCTTGCATCAGGCGGGTCCAGGCGGACATGTCGCTGAGGTGATCGTGTGGCTGCCGCTGGACTGGAATGGCCGGTTCCTTGGTGTCGGTGGCGCAGGGAACCGAACCGAACCTTTGTGGGCTCTGGCGTACTCAGTGCCCATGCGAGCGGCGACCATGCATGGCGCCCTGCGCAACGGCTTCGCCGTCGCGGCGACCGACTCCGGCAACCGGGAGGAGGGCCTGATCGATTGGGGGCTCGATCCCGAGACGCGGCAGCTGGACCGGGACCTGATCGAGAACTGGCTGCACCGCAGCACCCACGAAATGACCATCGTCGGCAAGTCGGTCACCGAGGCGGCCTACGGGGTGGCTCCCATCCACTCGTACTATCACGGCTCCTCCGGTGGCGGACGGACAGCGATGATGCAGGCCCAGCGTTACCCGCGTGACTATGACGGGATCTGGGCTGTGGACCCGGCGTTGTACTGGAGCCGGTTCGTCCCCGCGGCAATGTGGCCGGCCCTGGTGATGAAAGAGGAGAACAATCCGCTGCCGCCGGCGAAGCTTGCGACCTTCCGCGACGCTTTCCTGAGCGCCGTGACCGGACCCGGCGGCGATCATTTCCTTCCCGACGTCACGGTTCCGGACTGGGCTACGGAGAGCATCGTCGGAACTGATACCGAGGCCGGCGTGATCACCGAGGCTGATGCCCGGGTGATGCGCAAGATCTGGGACGGCCCGAGACGCGCTTCCGGCGAGCGGTTGTGGTACGGCTTGCGTCCGGGCACCGAGTGCTGGGGTGAACTGCTCGGGCGGCTGCCTGGAATCGGAATGGCTGGCACCGTGACCGTCGACGGTCAACTGCAGCCGGCGCCGCATGTGTTGCCGCTGAGTTATCTCGGCGCGTGGGTAGCGCGGGAACCGGACTGGGACTGGACCACCCTGACGTATGAAAAGTTCGAGAAGCTCTTTGATCGCAGCGTGGCTGAGTTCGCCATGCTCGACACCGACGATCCCGACCTCTCGGGTCTGAGCGACGCTGGCGGAAAGGTGCTGCTGACCCAAGGCCTGACAGACGAAACCATCTTTCCAGAGGGCGCCCTTCACTACTACGAGCGGGTTCTCGACACGATGGGTGGCCACGAGAATACGGACCCATTCTTGCGGCTCTACCTGTGCGCCGGCGACGGGCACTGCCATCTCGCGGGAGACGGTCCCGGTCTGTCCAGGGCCGCTGGCATGACGGCGCTCATGAACTGGGTCGAGCACGACATCGCCCCCGACTCGATCATCGGCGAGCGCTACGACCCAACGACCGGCGCCCTGCTCGACACCCGCCCACTATTCGCCTATCGCGCCTCGTGA
- a CDS encoding alpha/beta hydrolase, with protein sequence MEQQAAGQTVPGSVTIRPPFDPEIEPILAALESFPTLTSESLATFRKLVSGPPPGVDPIDFTVGGAVRVEERQVPGPEGAPDITLVILRPSAGASGLPGIYHTHGGGMVACNRFTGVDQFLPYVAEGKAAIVSVEYRLAPEHPDPAPVEDCYAGLLWTANHADELGIDAQRLLIAGISAGGGLAAGVALLARDRGFPTLSHQLLLCPMLDDRLETHSSRMLDGEGAWDRNDNLFGWNALLGSRRGGPDVSPYAAPARATDLSGLPRTYLECGSADGLRDETLTYAARLSQAGVSVDLHLWGGGYHGFEALAPHAAISRACLAARDEFMRRAIGPDGTCRT encoded by the coding sequence ATGGAACAGCAGGCAGCTGGTCAAACGGTCCCCGGTAGCGTTACGATTCGGCCTCCCTTCGATCCAGAGATAGAGCCAATTCTCGCCGCGCTGGAATCATTCCCGACCCTCACCAGCGAATCGCTGGCGACATTCCGGAAGTTGGTCTCAGGGCCACCTCCGGGGGTGGATCCGATCGACTTCACTGTCGGGGGGGCTGTGCGCGTCGAAGAGCGTCAGGTGCCCGGACCTGAGGGTGCCCCGGATATCACGTTGGTGATCCTCCGCCCGTCCGCCGGCGCGTCGGGTCTGCCAGGCATCTACCACACGCACGGCGGAGGCATGGTCGCATGCAACCGATTCACCGGAGTCGATCAATTCCTGCCGTATGTCGCCGAGGGGAAAGCTGCCATCGTGTCAGTCGAGTACCGGCTCGCACCTGAGCATCCCGATCCGGCACCAGTTGAGGACTGCTACGCAGGCCTCCTGTGGACGGCAAATCATGCGGATGAGCTGGGTATTGATGCGCAGCGTCTGCTCATTGCCGGAATCAGCGCTGGCGGCGGTCTGGCTGCGGGCGTCGCACTACTTGCGCGAGACCGCGGATTCCCCACCCTGAGCCACCAACTGTTGCTGTGCCCCATGCTTGACGACCGACTAGAGACTCACAGTAGTCGGATGCTTGACGGCGAGGGCGCCTGGGATCGCAACGACAACCTGTTCGGCTGGAACGCTCTCCTTGGCAGCCGGCGTGGCGGCCCAGACGTCAGTCCCTATGCCGCACCCGCACGCGCCACCGACCTGTCCGGTCTACCGAGAACGTACCTTGAATGCGGATCGGCCGACGGTTTGCGGGACGAGACCCTGACCTATGCCGCTCGACTGTCTCAAGCTGGAGTGAGCGTCGACTTGCACCTGTGGGGCGGCGGCTATCACGGGTTCGAAGCGCTGGCGCCGCATGCGGCGATCTCACGCGCGTGCCTGGCAGCACGAGACGAGTTCATGCGCCGCGCCATCGGCCCTGATGGGACGTGCCGGACATGA
- a CDS encoding MBL fold metallo-hydrolase, producing MSGAVRVERVVTAGTFSLDGGTWDVENNVWIVGDDHEALVVDAAHDADAIAEAVGDRRLTAIVCTHAHNDHIDAAPSLADRTGAPIFLHLDDRLLWKHTHPDRDPDGYLSDGRRLTIAGTELTVLHTPGHTQGAVCLYAEELATVFTGDTLFQGGPGATGRSYSHFPTIIRSIRDRLLTLPPETTVRTGHGDDTTIGAEAPHLDAWIERGH from the coding sequence GTGAGCGGGGCCGTACGTGTCGAGCGGGTCGTCACCGCCGGGACCTTCTCACTGGACGGCGGGACATGGGACGTCGAGAACAACGTCTGGATCGTGGGTGACGACCACGAGGCACTGGTCGTCGACGCGGCCCACGACGCCGACGCCATCGCCGAGGCGGTCGGCGACCGTCGCCTTACGGCCATCGTGTGCACCCACGCCCACAACGACCACATCGACGCCGCGCCGTCACTGGCCGACCGCACCGGTGCGCCGATTTTCCTGCACCTGGACGACCGTCTGTTGTGGAAACACACGCATCCCGACCGGGATCCCGACGGCTACCTCTCGGACGGCCGCCGTCTCACCATCGCCGGGACGGAACTGACGGTCCTGCACACCCCCGGGCACACTCAAGGCGCGGTGTGTCTCTACGCTGAGGAACTGGCCACGGTTTTCACCGGAGACACCTTGTTCCAGGGCGGGCCGGGGGCCACGGGACGTTCGTACTCGCACTTCCCGACGATCATCCGCTCGATCCGCGACCGTCTGCTGACGCTGCCGCCCGAAACCACGGTGCGTACCGGACATGGGGACGACACCACGATCGGCGCCGAGGCGCCGCATCTCGACGCGTGGATCGAGCGCGGTCACTGA
- a CDS encoding transposase yields MSKIRTISGPALRWTRAVASESFGRRRERRCREREVHTRDRYAITDLTSAEASPQKIARMARSQWTIENLLHHVRDTTFSEDASKVRTGHGPANMATLRNLAINALRAAGHRNIAAGLREASYEPSLTRSSSWTSTDQHRRMITTPLNQPCRVDTRAFHSPDRLYGSAGHDHISAASYGVHEAR; encoded by the coding sequence GTGAGCAAGATCCGGACCATATCCGGACCAGCCCTGCGATGGACAAGGGCTGTCGCCTCTGAATCGTTCGGCCGTCGTCGAGAGCGTCGATGCCGCGAGCGGGAAGTGCACACGCGAGACCGCTACGCGATCACGGATCTGACCTCGGCCGAAGCTTCCCCGCAGAAGATCGCCCGGATGGCCCGTTCGCAGTGGACGATCGAGAACCTGCTGCACCACGTCCGGGACACCACCTTCTCCGAGGACGCCTCGAAGGTCCGTACCGGGCACGGGCCGGCCAACATGGCCACCCTCCGCAACCTCGCGATCAACGCCCTCCGCGCTGCGGGCCACCGCAACATCGCCGCCGGACTCCGCGAAGCCTCCTACGAACCCTCACTCACCCGCTCAAGCTCCTGGACATCAACTGACCAGCACCGACGCATGATCACCACGCCTTTGAATCAGCCCTGCCGAGTAGACACCCGCGCGTTCCACAGCCCAGACCGGCTATACGGCTCGGCGGGACACGATCACATTTCCGCGGCTTCGTACGGGGTTCACGAGGCGCGATAG
- a CDS encoding SDR family NAD(P)-dependent oxidoreductase, whose protein sequence is MRGRVAVVTGGASGIGRAIGALAAAEGMRVALIDIDPAVHQTGEELQRGGVEVLTLEADVSNRTAVLEAADRVYDRFGSVELAVLNAGVNCVQAISTISGAVWDWQIGVNIGGIVNGIIAFLPKMIDSGSEGHLVMTSSMAGLIGAAYTAPYVMAKGGIISLGEALFAEMQADGVPLGVSVLCPEAVATGIANDEAHRPAGLPTRYELDPRLADQRKMVAEILAAGASPDAVTEMVFRGVRENQLYILTHPEYAKQMVWARAEAMASGKNPVTPTIEEFAPGH, encoded by the coding sequence TTGCGGGGACGGGTAGCGGTCGTAACTGGCGGGGCCAGCGGGATCGGTCGAGCGATCGGCGCGCTCGCCGCAGCTGAAGGTATGCGCGTGGCGCTCATCGACATCGACCCGGCTGTGCACCAGACGGGAGAGGAGCTCCAACGTGGTGGCGTGGAGGTGCTCACCCTGGAGGCCGATGTCAGCAATCGGACCGCGGTGCTCGAAGCGGCCGATCGAGTCTACGACCGGTTCGGAAGTGTCGAGCTGGCCGTACTCAATGCCGGGGTCAATTGCGTCCAGGCGATTTCCACGATTAGCGGCGCGGTCTGGGACTGGCAAATTGGTGTGAACATCGGCGGTATCGTCAATGGGATCATCGCCTTCCTCCCGAAGATGATCGACTCCGGCAGCGAGGGCCACCTGGTGATGACCTCGTCAATGGCGGGGCTCATTGGTGCCGCCTACACGGCTCCTTATGTGATGGCGAAGGGCGGCATTATCAGCCTTGGAGAAGCGTTGTTCGCGGAGATGCAGGCAGATGGCGTGCCGCTCGGCGTTTCGGTGCTCTGCCCGGAAGCAGTTGCTACTGGCATCGCAAATGACGAAGCACATCGGCCGGCCGGACTGCCCACGCGCTACGAGTTGGACCCCCGATTGGCTGATCAGCGCAAGATGGTCGCGGAAATACTTGCGGCCGGCGCTTCTCCTGACGCCGTCACGGAGATGGTGTTCAGAGGTGTGCGCGAGAACCAGCTTTACATTCTCACCCACCCTGAATACGCAAAGCAGATGGTGTGGGCTCGGGCTGAGGCCATGGCGTCCGGAAAGAACCCAGTGACTCCTACGATCGAAGAATTCGCGCCTGGGCACTGA